Below is a genomic region from Dryobates pubescens isolate bDryPub1 chromosome 1, bDryPub1.pri, whole genome shotgun sequence.
TCCCAGATGCATCACCTTCACTCCAAAGAGGAGTCCAGAATTAAAACTTTCCCATAAATTACGCTAGCTGTTTGCACATCTACAGAACTACAACATTAAGAGCTCAGAAGCAAAGCCTGTTTTGAAACACCCTGGGTAATGTCAGAGTGGGTAGCATCATTTGGATGCAGAAGCCTACCTACACCTCACCAAAATATTAGACTGGCACACAATGATTCACAAGAACACTCGAGATTGGAAGGACAGGGAATAATAAAGGCCAAAGAAAAACCCACTGCAGAAACGGTGCAGAAGGATTCACCACGTAAGCCATCAATACACAAAAAAATCCGAGGCAGACAAACAATCTGCCTGAAAACAAACTGGAATAGCTCGGTATTTACGTGATTCCCACTCATCTGTCAAAACGGTTGTGGGCTTCTGTATTTTCCTTCcaacaaggaaggaaaaaaaaggtcaaaagaatgaaaaataagaAAGTTGCTAagtctcaacatctttctaTTGAAGACTTTAGGTAACCGTGAACCAAGCTGATCTGCACTTGCTCCTTCAGCTTTACAGCAGCCATTTTACAACTTCCACAGCTGCACCCACACAAAGCAGCTTCGTGCAGGGCTGCACTCAACTGAGGAGCTCGGGGGCTGTGTGTAAACCCACCGGACAGCTGGGACTTCggacccaaacaaaaacctggAAAAAATCCAAGTACCTactctccccatcccctctcccGAAGAAGGGGAtaaagggaggaagaagaggagggggaaaaaaataataataattaaaaaaatctgcCTCTTTCCTCTTACACAGAAAAGAGCAGGGACTTTAAAATCCACTCCTAGGGAAAGCATCCAAACGTGGGGAAAAACACAGGCTATTCACAAATCTCAGCGTTCTTCAAGAAACTGGTTAACATTCAAGTGACCTCTGCTACTTCACAGCGGCTGTTTAAATCGTTTTAGGATTCAAAATGGCAGCGCAACCGAAGCGTTGGGAGAGGGGGCCACCATGATGCAGCTTTACACAAAATGGCAGCAGCAACTACCACACAGACCTGCCAGCACAAAGCTGCAGACTTCCCAGGGCGCAAGAAAAGCGAAGCCCCTTTCTGGTTACTTACATCGTTTTCTGTAACTGTGATGGGAAGGCCACGTAACATgatggttttgctttctttctcgtCGTTAATGTCGTTCCTGTAGTCGTGCTCTCCATAATCGCCATCAGAATGGTAGCCATCTTCTGATTTGTCACTGTTCCTGCGCTCCCGCTCCCTCTGAGAAGCCAGCACCCACAATTAACCCCCGCAATTTATAGCGGCCTGCCCCCGCAATGCCAGTGAAAACAGAGCAAATCAAAACCACCCGATCCCCGTACGACCATTACCTTCCTCGGGGCTGAGCCTGAGTGCCCGCAAGCAGAACACCAAGCTCTAACTTCCCCTCTCACCTTCGCCCTAGAAAACCCCCGGGAAGCCAACCCTGGCACCGGCCTCCCCCGGCCCCAGgaccccaggctgggggagcccaACAGTGCCCGCCCAGGCCCCTTCCCTCCCACGAGGGCGGCCGCAGCTGCTTCGTgatgcagagccccagggcttcGGCCGGGCTCGTCTGCCCCACTTACCTCAGGGCTATCATAATCGCGGCTATCGTAGTCTCTATCATAGTCTCGGCTGTCGTAGTCTCGGCTGTCGCGACTATCATAGTCTCGGCAATCTCGGCTGTCGTAGTCCCGGCAGTCGTAGTCTCGGCTGTCCCGACTATCGTAGTCTCGGCAGTCCCGGCTGTCGTAGTCCCGGCTGTCGTAGTCCCGGCAGTCCCGGCTGTCGCGACTGTCGTAGTCCCGGCAGTCCCGGCTGTCGCGACTGTCGTAGTCTCGACTGTCGTAGTCTCGGCCGTCGCGGCTGTCATAGTCTCGGCTATCGTAGTCGCGGCTGTCGTAGTCGCGGTAGTCATCGTAACGGTCACCGCGGCGCTCCTCACTAGACCTCTTGTAGTCATCTCTGCGCCGGCTCCGAGACTCCCGCTCATCACGGTCCTCCCTCTCCACAATGGAGCCATAGCGGCCGCTCCGCTCCGTCCTGCTAACGCTGCATGACACACCGGGCCGAGCTCAGAACGAGATAAGCCCACAGCAATCCCTTCCCTCTCACCATCCCAAccctctccctcagccctcccacCCACGCTCACCGTTTGTCCGAGCCCATGTCGCCGTACGGAATTCGCAAGGACACAGCGCAGCGACAAACGCCACGACAGGGCGCcgaacacacacaaacacacacagcaccGTACACCCTCGCCACAAAATGGCGCCGAGATGACTGCCCGTCTTCTACCCAGCAGGCACCGCGACCGCCGCCTGGAAGCTTCCGAGTGCGGCGCAGACGCAGTGCGGCAACCACCGCGGAGCACGCCGGGAGTTGTAGTGCGGCCGTGGGAACTTCCGCTCTCCCGAGCCGTCGTGCTGCTCATGGAtcaccagctgggctgggccgggctggaagagacctgtaagGACCATTCGGTCCAACCACCCCGCCTTTGAGTAGTCTCCAAAAGGGAGACCACCTGCTGGCAGTCAACAACGTCACCAAGATGCTCCAAGCACGCATGGCCAACAGTTTTTGGCTGCTGCTCGCCTGGGAAGCGAGTCTGTTGCCTTGCAGAAACTGGCCCGAAAGGATGTTCCCACTGTCCTTCCAGGCCTCCCCAGGTGCCAAAGAGAAAAGAGCCTGAACACTCAAAGTTTCAAGACAAAAGCGGGGTCTATTTAGAGCATCCCCAGGACAGGCATTCCCGAGCCCGtccctcccaggcagctgctacCCAGGCACGGCCAAGGACGGGGTCTTGGGACACCCCAACCATAACCGGGGAGCCCAAACCaatcagcacacagccaggggctcGACCAATCGGCACGCAGCCAGGGGCCCCAAGCCAATCAGCACGCAGCCAGGGGCCCGGGCCAGCCCCGGCGGTTGACCGTAACCTGGGCAACCGACAGACTCAGTCGTTgagccctgtggctgcagctgagtgcgAGGAGCGCTGTTCCTATCGCTGTGTACTTTGGAGTCCCGTTGGCTTTCTGTGtcatccagccctgcctgcacagtcTCCGGGAGGACGGTGTTAGGACAGGCTAGTAGTGAGGAGTCTCTTGAGGGAGACACCTCTGCCCGCTGCCCCTGGCAGCGGGCGCCCTGCCTAGTGCAGGGTCCCTTTCACCCCtttgctccctccctccttctctccctgccttcctctccctccgTCTCTCTCGCAGGATGGCAGAGAGACCCCCCGGCACTCCCCGGCAGGCCTGGGTGGAGAAGGATGAAGCCATCCTAACTCCCACCTCTGCAACACAGCCCAGCGAGGTGTGTGAgttgcagcctctgcaggcaggTGAGTGTGTGggcgctgcaggcaggggctgcccagcctgtcctcatggccGGGCACACCAGGATCCCCTTCCCGTGCCACCCTTGTCCCTGGGGTGCACAGGGGACGCCGGTGCCCCGGCCATCAGCAAGGGCTGAggaacacccccaggagctAGTCAGAGGGCTTGGCTCTGGTCCTCACCTGgcccccacccctgcctctTCTCTCCTGGCCAGATCCATCCTGCTCCACTTGGGCTATGCCAAGGGAGGATGAGAGCACCCTGAAAGCCATCCTAGGCTTCATCAGGTGTAGACCAGAGGTATTGTGGCCACTTCTgcaaggctgtgcccatgtcTCCTGGCCAGTCTTTCTGCCCCTGTCCTGAGCTCaaaggtgccagggctgtgctgagcacccccacTGGCTGTCTCTCCCTACTGACACTGCCTGTCTTCCTGTCCCTCGCTGGCTGGCAGCATCTGGACCAGAAGCTGATCTTTCTGGACTCTCTCCGCACCTTCTGTGTGGACCCCACACTGCAAGGAGTGTTGCACTTCTTCCAGGAGGAGGTGATCATGACCATTCAGGTAAGGGGCCAGTCaggctaaagcaggggcagaggccTCGGGCTAGGAGAGGGCTCAGCTggacagcagtgtgtggaagagagctgctccaggtcttcatccttggaggtgctccAATGCCACCTAGGTGGCCCAGCTGCAGACTGAGCTTGGACCCCGCAATGTCCGCAGGCCCCTTGGCCAGCCGGTGGCTCTGTGGTTGGTATcacccttcctgccatggggctTGGCACCCCTGAGTGCTGGGTGGGGGTAACgtggcctctgccagccctgccagagcttgCTGGCTTGAaagaacctgccctgctccaccctGTCTCATCTTGCTGTGCTTCctagtggctgctgcaggaggagcccaTTGACTGCCTGGACACCGCGGTGCGGCAGCAAGCCATGCTGGCCATGGCCACCATGAGGTACGTGCCACaggccccagcctgtcctccccCCAGTTCCAGGTGGCCCTCACAGCACCCCTAGGGTTCACACCCAGGGTCTGGCCCCTCCTTGCTGAGTCTGAAGAGCAtctctctgtccctgcagtAGAGCCAGGCTGCTTCAGCAAGACAAGTACAGCATCCTGCAGGCCTGCTTCAAGAGCGTCTTCAGCCTGCCTCCACAGCACAGCCGGGGCTCTGCGGCTTTCCTCTACTCCAAGGTGTGCCATGGGGGGAAACATGGGgacctcctctgccccaaggCCCCTTTCTGGACACCACGGAGCCACGGCTGACCCCCCCAGCCTTCCAGGGCTGTCCTCAAGACTTTTTACCCCTTGCAGACCCTGTCTGCGATGGACAGCATGTTGCAGGCACTGGTCTGCAGCGCTGGCACCCTTGGCGGCGTGGAGCTGCAGAACATCTTGAAGGTCAGGCCTTGGGACAGGGGCCCCACAGGGAGTGACCACTGGCTTGAATGGTGTGGGTCTCCCCCTCCCAGTAGCACTTGGTACacggctgggggcagggggccacAGGCCATATCCCAGAGCCCTCAAGCGAGGGAGGGAGTCACCCCGTAAGTCTTGGGGTCCCTTTGGTGGGGGCAGAGAGACATATTTTGAAGGGAACTGGAAAgcaacagaggcagcagcaggagcaggatgggatgatctgcctgctggagccagtTGCTGCAAAGAGCAAGGACACGAGCACCAtgccagccactgcccctcagcaAGTCTGGTCATGCCGTTATGTGCCATGCCACCTTCCTGGCACCCCAGAAGCTTTTCTcttcccaggtgctgctgccctacacctgttcccagctgccagaggtgCAGAAGAGAGCCATGGCACAGATCGCTAGGCTGCTCAACTTCATCAACAACTCCTCAGGGCTGGAGGTACTGAGTTCCTGCTCTGGGCATCCCCCGTGCCCTAGCCCTGTGCCTCTGAGCTCCAGGACACTCAAGGGAagctgggcacacaggcagcagctgtttgggggctggggtctttcccctgtccctgtcctgctCATGCTCTTTCCCAGGgcatggcagggcagagcaggactgccccaggcacaggcagaagcctggctctggcagccctgacctgctctgggctgctctgggaCTAGCTGGGACTTCCTTTCTGCCCAGGCTCCACTTCTGCccatcctctctctcttcccccagaTCTGCCCCTGTTTTGCTCAGAGGAAGATCCTCAGACACGAGTGCCCCAAGATCCAGAAGTTTGGTCTGCTGGGGAAGCTGGTGGGGCAGCTCACCCTCTCCTGCACCTGCAAGGACAAGGAGACCTCCTGcgaggctgcagaagctctcTGTGAACTGCACATCTTCGTCCTGCAGCAGACAAGTAAGAGAAGCTGtgttgggatgggctgccccaggacattgcagccaggGCTCACTCTCcttggagagagggagaaagcctGATGCAGCCTCaacagccattgcccctggcccctgcccacagcagtccTGGGCCCTCCCTGGCTATCTGCTCCCCAGACCTGTCCGGGTGCTCTCTTGCTTTGCCAGTGACTTTTCTGTCCAAccatctcaggctgcacctCCCACCCCGCACTCCCTTTCTGAGCACCCCACttttgctgcttcccaggcaAGGTGGAGTGGATGGATTAcagtgggcagctgcagcctctggtggGCTCACAGAAGCAGTCTTGGATGTTCTTCAGGGAGTATCGTGCCAGGAGACTCTTCTCGGTAAGCAGTGCCCCCGGCTCCTGGCCAGGGTGTCAGTGTGGCTGAAGGGACACCTGAGGTGTGGGGCTGAACAGGGCTCTcgctgctcctcagcaagggGCTAGGCAAAGGCCCCCAGCGAGCTCCTGTTTCCCTCAGGACCCTGAGCCCTGCCATCGgtctcctccccagcacagcaagaCTCTGCATCTCCCTCTCGCTGCACAGCTGAGATACTCTGAGAGACAGGCTGTAGGTGACAATTCTTCTCTCCTTCACCCCACAGATGTTCACAGAatgcctccagccctccagccggGCAgagatcatcctcatggccatcGCGGCCATGGAGCCCACAAGCGGCTACAATGTCAGCGTGGCTGCCCACATGGTCAGCAGCCTTGTGGTGGACTCTTCCTTCCTGCCAGGAACGGTGAGTAGCCCATGGGTGGCAtggctgcttccccaggggaccactccttgccctgctctgctcctggccggCACTGACACCGGCTCGAGCCTGCATACTGCAATGGCAACAGAAGCAGCTCccagtgggagctgtgggaaCAGCCATGCTCACCCTGCTGGCGTCTCCACTCCCACCCCTGTCTCCCCTCCAGGTGAGGAAGATTGTGAGTGCCATCTACAGAAAGCTGCCTTCCATCAAGGCACTGGTAGCCCTCAAGAGCCtggacagagccctgctggcgCTGATGGACCAAGACCCCAGAGCGGTGGTGGCCACTCTCTTGCACTTCTCACAAAGGAGCAGCAGGTATGGGCCTCAGCAGCCTTTGGGGCTTCTCTCCCACTGGCAGTGGGGCCCCGAGACCATCCTGAGGGACTTCGGCCTGGCCACCCTTCacggtgtccctgctgacagagcCCTGTGTCCCTTCAGGGCTGCCAGCACTATGTGGAACGTGGTGCTCTCCAAGCCCCAGACCAGggagaaggtgctgcaggagctggtcaGAGTGATGATGGACAGGTCGCAGCGCAAGACCTGCATCGAGACCGACCCACGCCTCTTCTGCATGGCTGTGAGTTGCTGCGTGAGGCCTTGCTGAccttccagggctgctctcagctgtccAGGCCCCCTaactgccctcccctgcccaccccaggccCTGACCTCCCCCGGGCTGCAGCAATATCCTCTTGTCTGGGTGTTTTCTGCAGGCCATCAAGATCGTAGGCAAGATTGTCCTGCAGCCCACCTGCCAGCAGGAGGTGAAGGCAATTTTCCCCCAGCTTTTCCTGGCACTGCTTTTCCAAGTGTCATTCACCACTGAGCTGATGCCTGCGGAGGTGCTGATGTGGTGGGACAACCAACAGGAGCAGTGCACTCCTATCaggtgctccatccctgtcCTCTCAGCCCTGACAGCCACTCACAGCCAGTCCAGGGGGCCAGGTGGGAGCTAAGCGTTTCTCCTTGTGCAGGTCTGCCGTGCAGTCCATGagagtgctgctctgcagcatgggCTTGGAGAGCCAGGTGCTGGCCATCCAGGAACAGGGGGGCTGGGACGCCCTGCTCAGAGCCAAGACCCACCTCATGGGAGTGCGCATCGTGGCCAGGTCAGAGCCTCTTCTCCCCGCTCCTGGGGGACCGGGCAGCCCACGCTGCCATCCCCTGCCTTGAGGCTGATGGCAGGGCAATGCCCATTGCTCAgagtggtgctgcaggctggagatgtCCAGACTGGTGCACATCCCAAAGAGATCTACCTGCCcaatctcctcctttcctctgccagggagatgatggagaTGCCAACGCTCCTGCGCTCCACCTTCTTCTGCCAGCTGGCAGAGATCCTCAGCGGGAAGGACCCGAGCTGTGAGATGATTGCCATGGTCTTCTTCATTGAGGTGAGCCTGGTGGCATTGGTTGCAAGCTGCATCTGACACAGCTCTCCCAGACCCAGTGCTGTGGGGCATGGGGGCTCTGTGCAGTTCCTGcagtctccatctggacttggTCTTGCCCTTGGTGTCCTTGGCCTGAGCTGACGcttggagccagcagggcacctTGCCACAGCTGCCACTCTGTGTGTTTCAGACAGTGGAGTGCTCTGactgtgaggaggagctgcaacGTGCCCTGAAAATCCTGGCCATGTatctgcagagccagtgcctgGGGAtgcccagcctggtgctcagAGCCATCCTCAGGCTCACCCAGAGGCCCGACACAGTGAGTAGGGGTCAGGCGGGACAGCAGCCCCGAGCCGAGCGGTGGCAGCCACAGGGCTAGCAAGGAGCGGgccttgctgctcctcctcctcctcctcctccgtgccctgctcctgcattgGCCGCCCTGGTGAGCCAGGTCTGGCGGGGCCTTGCCCTCCATAACCCGCGCTGTCTGCCAAGCACTACGTGCAGAGGGTTTGTGCCCCTGCCACGGGTCGCTGCTTCACTGAAGGAGGTGGCATGTCTCACACAGGCAAGGAAAACCCTCGTCCTGCTGCCACTCGTCCTGGAGCGGCTGCGGGATGACGACGGCGCCAGCAGCGCCGCAGCCCTGCCCGTGCTCGCCGCCATGCTGCGGCTGCTTGAGGGGAGGAGGCTCAACCTCGccgccctggagctggctgacaaGCTCTGGCCCCTCTTTGGCAACGTAAGTCTGaggagagccctgtgccccctcaccGGGCACTTCCATTCGTGTctcccaccacagctcctgtgctctgccccacagcccccacaccctagtgctgccctcagctgcatCCCAAACGCCCCACATGGACTCAGCCCACTTTGGCGTCAGGGACGCTGGTggcaggccagcagcacctccctcccttttgcagcagggctgcctgtggctgctttgGGGATGTCCatctctgtgccagccccttcctccccatCAGACTGGGCCTGagatcctcctcccctcctcccccaggagTCGGACACTGTGCGGGAGCTCTCCATCCGTCTCTTCCGAGATGCGATGAGGCTCGTGGCGCgccaagggaaggaaaagatgaagaagGTGGTGTGCAacagcctgctgccactgctcttcCACCTGCACGACGAGAgcaagagtgtggcccaggtgggattcccaacccagctgctccttcagccaGGGCAGTCCTGACACTGGACCCTTCAAACGCGTGTCACCGTGAGGTCTAGCTTGCTGCATCTGTAGCACCGGGCAGAGTCCCCTCTCCTTGCCCCCTGCTTCATTTGTCCTCCTTCTGCCTCCCTTCACACAGCCCCTGGCATGGGTCCTTGAAGCCCCAGGAACTGAGCTGTGGATCTAAGGGAGCCTGGGGCCACCAGGGCCAAAATGTTAAAGCCCTAACTGGCTTCCAGTCAGAGAGAGTTGCtgcccttttcttcctctggggTGCTGAACTTGGTGGCAGCATCAGTCCCCAACCGGTGCATCTTCCCCAGATGGCCCAGGACAGGCGGCTCTGAGCCCTGCCAAGAGAGGGGGCACCGGGTCCTGTGCCCCTACTAATGGTGGTggcatctctgctgctctccaggcctcCCAGGAAGCTCTCCGCAGCGCTGGCCACTTCCTGAACTGGaggaggctggcacagctggctgggaCTCAGCAGGCATGGAGCATCCGCGAGCGCTTGGTAAGCACAGTCCCAAAGACCCTGGGATCTTCCCTGGGCAAGCCCTGCCACCGGCACGGCATCCGCATTCCTGAGGagtcctctgctccttctcaaccccagtgccacctggcaggcagctgggctggggaaactGACCTGACTGTCggggcagctctgtgcaaaCCCTGCACCCTACTCCTGTCTGCAGCTGTCCAAGAACAGGAGCAGGGCCAAGGACTACCTGCACCAGAGCCAGAGCTACCTGCGGAACCCTCAGGAGGCCCTGCggctggaggctgtgaggtTCATTGGTGAGCCACAATCCCCAGggtccctcccccctctcccagcaTCCCTGTGTTCTGCCACAGACCCTCTGGGGCACCCCTtcaccccctcccagccctgcctgcacagttGGGGCTGGCAGCAATCTCATCCATCCCTCCCCGGTGCTGCCCTCGGGGGTcagccctccccagggagctgtgtggctctATGGGCTGGCTGGTGGGGTCCCCAGTGGACTACGGGGTCCCTGACAGGCAGGGGGGTCCCTGACATGTTTTGTCCCCTCAGGCCTCATCGGAAGACTGATGGATGAACGGGAGGACATGGAGCATGTCAGAGAGGGTGAGtgagggcggtggggatgaggAAGCGCCCTGGCACAGAGATCCGCCCTAGCCGGGCTAAGGGAGGGTCAGCTCCCATCTGGCCTCTGCGGGGAGCCTGTGTTTCTGGAGGGGGCTATTCTTGACCAgaagcctccagcccagccacctGTCCCCTGGCTCCCTCTTGGCCCAGGGAATCCTGGGCTGCAACGTGCAGTTCCTGGTGGGGACACAGGGTTGTCACCTCAACTCTGATGCTATGCTCCCACAGTCCTTGAAGATGCGAGGACAGATGACAGCCCCCTGGTCTCCTCCCTGCTGACTCAGACCATCCTTATCCTTGGACAAAGAAGGGTGACACGGACATCCTAGTTAGAATGTGCTGCAGAGGGCATGGAGAATGCAAAAGGTGGTGCCTAGCAAGGGCTTTGCTAAGCAGTCACATGATGGAGATGACAAGAAAcagaagcaggaagaggagggtgaTGCCTTCAGATCCAGTTCGGAAGCCCAAAAGCTGCTTTCAAGGAGAAACGTGCCAGGAGACTCTTCTCGGTAAGCAGTGAGTTGCTGCGTGAGGCCTTGCTGACCTTCCTGGGCTCTCTCAGCTGTCCAGGCCCCCtactgccctcccctgcccagcccaggccctgACCTCCCCCGGGCTGCAGCAATATCCTCTTGTCTGGGTGTTTTCTGCAGGCCATCAAGATCGTAGGCAAGATCGTCCTGCAGCCCGCCTGCCAGCAGGAGGTGAAGGCAATTTTCCCCCAGCTTTTCCTGGCACTGCTTTTCCAAGTGTCATTCACTGTGGAGCTGATGCTATTCGAGGTGCTGATGTGGTGGGACAAACAACAGAAGCAGTTCACTCCTAACaggtgctccatccctgtcctggccctgctggagaCTGAGCTTGGACCCAACAATGTCTGCAGGTCCCTTGGCCAGCCGGAGGCTCTGTGGTGGGTATcacccttcctgccatggggctTGGCACCCCTGAGTGCTGGGTGGGGATAACgtggcctctgccagccctgcaagaGCTTGCTGGCTTGAaagaacctgccctgctccaccctGTCTCATCTTGCTGTGCTTCctagtggctgctgcaggaggagcccaTTGACTGCCTGGACACCGCGGTGCGGCAGCAAGCCATGCTGGCCATGGCCACCATGAGGTACGTGCCACAGGCCCCAGCTTGTCCTCCCCCCAGTTCCAGGTGGCCCTCACAGCACCCCTAGGGTTCACACCCAGGGTCTGGCCCCTCCTTGCTGAGTCTGAAGAGCAtctctctgtccctgcagtAGAGCCAGGCTGCTTCAGCAAGACAAGTACAGCATCCTGCAGGCCTGCTTCAAGAGCGTCTTCAGCCTGCCTCCACAGCACAGCCGGGGCTCTGCGGCTTTCCTCTACTCCAAGGTGTGCCATGGGGGGAAACATGGGgacctcctctgccccaaggCCCCTTTCTGGACACCACGGAGCCACGGCTGACCCCCCCAGCCTTCCAGGGCTGTCCTCAAGACTTTTTACCCCTTGCAGACCCTGTCTGCGATGGACAGCATGTTGCAGGCACTGGTCTGCAGCGCTGGCACCCTTGGCGGCGTGGAGCTGCAGAACAT
It encodes:
- the LOC128899358 gene encoding uncharacterized protein LOC128899358, which translates into the protein MDYSGQLQPLVGSQKQSWMFFREYRARRLFSMFTECLQPSSRAEIILMAIAAMEPTSGYNVSVAAHMVSSLVVDSSFLPGTVRKIVSAIYRKLPSIKALVALKSLDRALLALMDQDPRAVVATLLHFSQRSSRYGPQQPLGLLSHWQWGPETILRDFGLATLHGVPADRALCPFRAASTMWNVVLSKPQTREKVLQELVRVMMDRSQRKTCIETDPRLFCMAAIKIVGKIVLQPTCQQEVKAIFPQLFLALLFQVSFTTELMPAEVLMWWDNQQEQCTPIRSAVQSMRVLLCSMGLESQVLAIQEQGGWDALLRAKTHLMGVRIVAREMMEMPTLLRSTFFCQLAEILSGKDPSCEMIAMVFFIETVECSDCEEELQRALKILAMYLQSQCLGMPSLVLRAILRLTQRPDTARKTLVLLPLVLERLRDDDGASSAAALPVLAAMLRLLEGRRLNLAALELADKLWPLFGNESDTVRELSIRLFRDAMRLVARQGKEKMKKVVCNSLLPLLFHLHDESKSVAQHQSPTGASSPDGPGQAALSPAKRGGTGSCAPTNGGGISAALQASQEALRSAGHFLNWRRLAQLAGTQQAWSIRERLLSKNRSRAKDYLHQSQSYLRNPQEALRLEAVRFIGLIGRLMDEREDMEHVREVLEDARTDDSPLVSSLLTQTILILGQRRAIKIVGKIVLQPACQQEWLLQEEPIDCLDTAVRQQAMLAMATMSRARLLQQDKYSILQACFKSVFSLPPQHSRGSAAFLYSKTLSAMDSMLQALVCSAGTLGGVELQNILKVLLPYTCSQLPEVQKRAMAQIARLLNFINNSSGLEICPCFAQRKILRHECPKIQKFGLLGKLVGQLTLSCTCKDKETSCEAAEALYELHIFVLQQTSKVEWMDYSGQLQPLVGSQKQSWMFFRENRARRLFSDPEPCHEDGGDKKEKKEEDTSEAFRSTLEALKTAFWQNFPPPPLNKFVLRDLEDPAV